GACGCCCAGCGGCCGGATCTACACCCTGGCCGACACCGTCGGCTTCGTCCGGCACCTGCCCCACCACCTCGTCGAGGCGTTCCGCTCCACGATGGAGGAGGTCGGCGACTCCGACCTCATCCTGCACATCGTGGACGGCTCGCACCCGGCGCCGGAGGAGCAGCTGGCGGCGGTGCGCGAGGTCATCCGCGAGGTCGGCGCGGTCAATGTGCCCGAGATCGTGGTCATCAACAAGGCGGACGCCGCGGACCCGCTGGTCCTGCAGCGACTGCTGCGCATCGAGCGGCACTCCATCGCCGTCTCGGCCCGTACGGGCCTGGGCATCGAGGAGCTGCTCGCGCTCATCGACAGCGAACTGCCCCGGCCCGAGGTCGAGGTGGAAGCGCTGGTGCCGTACACCCGCGGCGGTCTGGTCGCCCGGGCGCACGCCGAAGGCGAGGTCATCTCCGAGGAGCACACCCCGGAGGGCACCCTGCTGAAGGCGCGGGTCCACCAGGAACTGGCGGCGGACCTGGCTCCGTACGTCCCCGCGAAGCACTGAGTGGATAGCGGATAGCGCCGGAGCACCGGTGGCGCCGGAAACAGGGAGGGCCCCCGCGATCGCGGGGGCCCTCCCTGTTTTCCGGCTTCCAGCCGCTCCTACTTCTTGAACTTGCCGCTCACCGCGTCATAGACGCCCTTCGCCTCGGGACCCAGCCGCGGACCGGCCAGCCAGCCCGCCTTGACCGGGCCGATGGAGGTGTTGGAGACCAGCGCGCGCTTGCCGTCGCCGCCGATGGCGACCCAGCCGCCACCCGAGGAACCGCCGGTCATGGTGCAGCCGATGCGGTACATCACCGGCGCGGACGCGTCCAGCGAGAGCCGGCCCGGCTTGTCGGTGCACTGGTAGGCCTTCTGGCCGTCGAACGGGGCCGCCGCCGGGAAACCGGTCGCCGTGATGCCCGCGACCTTCCCCACGGCCGGGGCGTTGAAGTCCACCGGGAGGGCCGAACCGACCGTCTCCTCCAGTGACTTGCCGCCGCCCGCCTCCGGGGTCACGTGCAGCACCGCGAAGTCGTACGGGGCGCCCGCGCCACCGGTCGGACCGCCCTGGGCGATCCACTGGTCCGAGGTCTGTGCCCAGTCGCTCCACCAGACGCCGTACGGCGCCACCTGGTCCCGGCTCGCGCCCTTGAGCTGGGCCGCGGACTTGCCGGAGTTGTTGTAGGAGGGCACGAAGGCGATGTTGCGGTACCAGCCGCCGCTCTTGCCCGCGTGCACGCAATGGCCCGCCGTCCAGACCATGTTGGACTTGCCGGGGTGCGCCGGGTCCTTGACCACGGTCGCCGAGCAGACCATGGAGCCCTCGGGTCCGTCGAAGAAGACCTTGCCGGCCTCCGGGACGCTCTGGTGGAAGGGCGGAGCGGCCGCCTTCGCGGTCACGGGGTCGGGCGTCGGGTCGGTGACGCCCTGGTCCTTGCCGAGGTCCGGGTCGGTGACCGGGCGGTCCGGCGGGACGTCGGCGTCACGCATCCGGTCCGGGTCCCACAGGCCTGCGATGATCGGGTTGATGTAGTCGCCCGCCTCGCGGAGCCACTGGTCCTTCTTCCAGTTCTTCCACTCGCCCCCCTTCCACTTGTCCATGTCGAAGCCGTGCTGCTTGAGCTTGTCCTTCAGCTCGTCCGGGATCTTGATGGTGTCGGATCCGGACGGGAGGCTCGCCGCAGCGGTCGGCTTGGCGTCGCTGCCCGCCTCACCGTTGCCGGGTCCGCAGGCCGAGGCGGTCAGCGCGAGCGCGGCCGCGCACAGTACGGCGGTGACCGGTCGGTTCGGTCGTCGCATGTCGTGAATCCCCCTGGATGGGTCGAGGCGTGGAGTGCAGCCCCCCACTATGCCGATGCCCTGGGGGACGACGCCGGGCGGGGCGGCGGTTGCGGCCCGGACGGCCCCTCTCCGCAAGGATCTTGGCGCCCGCCCGTGATCCGCCGCCGTCATCGTCGTTGGTACGTACGGGGGATGGGGAAGCGGCGTTCGTGTTCGAGACGCAATCCGGAAGAGCACCTGAGCAACAGGGCACCT
This is a stretch of genomic DNA from Streptomyces sp. NBC_00536. It encodes these proteins:
- a CDS encoding trypsin-like serine peptidase, producing MRRPNRPVTAVLCAAALALTASACGPGNGEAGSDAKPTAAASLPSGSDTIKIPDELKDKLKQHGFDMDKWKGGEWKNWKKDQWLREAGDYINPIIAGLWDPDRMRDADVPPDRPVTDPDLGKDQGVTDPTPDPVTAKAAAPPFHQSVPEAGKVFFDGPEGSMVCSATVVKDPAHPGKSNMVWTAGHCVHAGKSGGWYRNIAFVPSYNNSGKSAAQLKGASRDQVAPYGVWWSDWAQTSDQWIAQGGPTGGAGAPYDFAVLHVTPEAGGGKSLEETVGSALPVDFNAPAVGKVAGITATGFPAAAPFDGQKAYQCTDKPGRLSLDASAPVMYRIGCTMTGGSSGGGWVAIGGDGKRALVSNTSIGPVKAGWLAGPRLGPEAKGVYDAVSGKFKK